In Trichoderma breve strain T069 chromosome 4, whole genome shotgun sequence, the following proteins share a genomic window:
- a CDS encoding major facilitator superfamily domain-containing protein yields MATVLARGGKDPSSVSTTSLDSISPPLGAPIVERRSWFKKGTKVDKDAIATQLSVFDDPDTAEKYQPRPDWENIHRFDPSFRWTWREEGKLIRKMDLYITFWACIMFMALELDRSNLSQALTDNFLSDLHMTTNDYNLGNTVFKLSFLLAELPSQLVSKWMGPDRWIPMQMCLWSLVAGAQFWLSGRSSFLATRALLGIIQGGFIPDVILYLSYFYRHAELTIRLGFFWTALSLADICSALLAYGLLHMRGIANRSGWRWLFLIEGLLTLVVGLLAWVLMPAGPCQTASWFRGKKGWFSEREEKIIVNRVIREDPSKSSMHNREPVTPKLLWQSLKDYDLWPIYILGLVFQVPATPPANYLTLTLKGLGFDTFQTNLLTIPSTVLHVFMMLALTYLAEAWSELTLTALIGQIWLLPFLIYLNVVNTTEVNKWVFWVVVTLLLAYPNAHPIQVAWNSRNSNAVRLRTVSAACYNMFVQAGGIVSANIYVASDAPRYVHGNRALLGITCMNIVIYILTKLYYVWRNQSRAKKWEAMTEEQRLHYLATTTDEGNKRLDFRFQH; encoded by the exons ATGGCGACCGTACTTGCGAGAGGCGGAAAGGACCCGTCTTCGGTCTCAACAACCTCATTAGATAGCATTTCGCCACCGCTGGGAGCTCCGATAGTTGAGAGACGCTCATGGTTCAAGAAGGGAACAAAAGTCGACAAAGATGCCATTGCAACACAG CTTTCAGTATTCGACGACCCAGACACAGCTGAGAAATACCAGCCGAGACCAGACTG GGAAAATATTCACAGATTCGACCCTTCTTTCCGATGGACATGGCGCGAAGAGGGCAAACTCATCCGGAAAATGGACCTCTACATTACGTTTTGGGCCTGTATAATGTTCATGGCCCTCGAACTTGATCGTTCCAACCTTTCACAAGCATTGACCGATAACTTCCTTTCGGATCTTCATATGACTACGAATG ACTACAACTTGGGCAATACGGTGTTCAAGCTATCGTTTCTTCTTGCAGAGCTCCCTTCGCAGCTAGTGTCGAAATGGATGGGCCCGGATCGATGGATCCCGATGCAGATGTGCTTATGGAGTCTCGTCGCAGGCGCCCAGTTTTGGTTGTCGGGTCGAAGTTCGTTCCTTGCCACACGAGCCTTGCTTGGCATTATTCAGGGCGGATTCATTCCAGAT GTGATCCTATACCTTTCCTATTTCTACAGACACGCAGAGTTGACAATCCGCCTGGGTTTCTTCTGGACCGCTCTGAGCTTGGCAGACATATGCTCGGCATTGCTCGCGTACGGGCTATTGCACATGCGAGGTATTGCGAACCGTtctggatggagatggcttTTCCTTATTGAA GGCCTCTTAACGCTCGTTGTTGGGTTACTTGCCTGGGTTCTCATGCCCGCTGGTCCTTGTCAAACGGCCAGTTGGTTCAGAGGCAAAAAGGGTTGGTTTTCTgaaagggaggaaaaaaTCATCGTCAACAGAGTAATTCGCGAAGATCCCAGCAAGAGTTCGATGCACAACCGCGAACCTGTCACGCCCAAGTTACTATGGCAGAGTCTTAAGGATTATGATCTCTG GCCGATATACATCCTTGGACTTGTATTCCAAGTTCCTGCCACACCACCGGCTAATTATCTCACTCTTACGCTTAAAGGCTTGGGCTTTGACACTTTCCAAACCAATTTGCTCACCATCCCATCAACGGTGCTGCATG TCTTCATGATGCTGGCCCTTACATATCTGGCTGAAGCTTGGAGCGAACTTACTTTGACGGCTCTAATTGGTCAAATTTGGCTGCTTCCGTTCTTGATCTACCTCAATGTTGTCAATACTACAGAAGTAAACAAGTGGGTGTTTTGGGTGGTGGTTACACTTCTCCTTGCATACCCGAATG CCCATCCGATTCAAGTAGCTTGGAACTCGCGCAACAGCAATGCGGTCAGACTTCGAACGGTTTCAGCAGCATGTTACAACATGTTTGTCCAGGCTGGTGGCATCGTCTCCGCCAACATCTACGTAGCGA GTGATGCTCCTCGTTATGTTCACGGTAATCGCGCACTCCTTGGCATTACCTGCATGAACatagttatatatattctCACGAAGTTGTACTATGTCTGGCGTAACCAGTCCCGAGCAAAGAAATGGGAAGCGATGACTGAAGAACAGCGACTACACTATCTCGCTACGACAACTGACGAAGGAAACAAGAGGCTCGACTTCAGATTTCAGCATTAG
- a CDS encoding glycosyl transferase family 90 domain-containing protein, which produces MVLINIAIKSLVSEASAEIFAWESQAATSKSLADAVNEYTKRYTLPPPPNFDKWYQFAKEHNSIVVDDFDQINKDLLPFWGMEPAQIRDLTIKLFNYGSSEMGGMRIRNGSVEQSPYIPGSHRWMTDSFQRMIEPFSKWLPDVDIAINLADECRMVVPFGHLEALKYFAQEKIRGVSNQMEQNDWPSSMFSQFPWPKDFPEPLPRATEGRKDAIDPLFTNYIRRPMFYDFVAASCPRRSAPHSLLTTSGAILADVSLAHDLCHQPDVAYLDGFLNSPSALVGTNLLFPIFSQARVGGFSDILIPSPWHFDDKSAFKEDSGVAWEAKENALFWRGSRSDGFSAHGRWPGFLRPRFVHEAYEKTVALQLSGIETPVHINVSFTGDISKCDGRDCTEANQLPPGVPFEEHWKFKHLMDLDGAGFSGRFLPFLESRSLPYRAAFFRTWYDERIQAWHHYVPVDIRLGSGFWSILEFFSGGANDKDGEGPEMAKKIAEQGREWTQKALRKEDMQIYMFRLLLEWGRITHDERDRLGFSIAREG; this is translated from the exons ATGGTTCTGATCAATATAGCCATCAAGTCACTCGTATCAGAAGCATCTGCGGAGATATTCGCGTGGGAGTCACAAGCCGCAACTAGTAAATCACTGGCTGACGCTGTGAATGAATACACAAAAAGATACACGCTCCCACCGCCACCAAACTTCGACAAATGGTACCAATTTGCAAAGGAACATAACTCTATCGTTGTGGACGACTTCGACCAGATCAACAAGGACTTACTTCCTTTCTGGGGGATGGAGCCTGCACAAATACGCGATTTGACTATAAAGCTCTTCAACTACGGAAGCTCGGAAATGGGCGGCATGCGTATCAGGAATGGTTCGGTAGAGCAGTCGCCATATATTCCAGGATCGCACCGTTGGATGACCGACTCCTTTCAAAGGATGATTGAGCCTTTTTCCAAGTGGTTACCAGACGTGGATATAGCCATCAATCTGGCCGACGAGTGCCGTATGGTCGTGCCATTTGGCCATTTGGAAGCTCTCAAATACTTCGCACAGGAGAAGATAAGAGGAGTTTCCAACCAAATGGAACAGAACGACTGGCCGAGCAGCATGTTTTCGCAATTTCCATGGCCTAAAGACTTCCCCGAGCCTCTACCTCGGGCCACTGAAGGCAGAAAAGATGCCATTGATCCTCTTTTTACAAATTATATCCGGAGGCCAATGTTTTACGattttgttgctgcttcttgtccaCGAAGATCGGCA CCACATTCGCTGCTTACGACCAGCGGTGCGATATTAGCAGATGTATCACTTGCTCATGATCTTTGCCATCAGCCAGACGTCGCATACTTGGATGGATTTCTCAATTCGCCATCCGCACTGGTGGGCACAAATTTACTCTTCCCCATCTTCAGCCAGGCACGCGTCGGCGGCTTTTCAGATATTTTAATACCGTCGCCGTGGCATTTCGATGACAAGAGCGCTTTCAAGGAGGACAGTGGGGTGGCGTGGGAAGCTAAAGAGAACGCTTTATTCTGGCGCGGATCGCGATCAGATGGATTCTCCGCCCATGGACGATGGCCTGGATTTCTACGGCCGCGATTCGTGCATGAAGCTTATGAGAAGACTGTGGCTTTACAATTATCCGGCATTGAGACTCCTGTTCACATCAATGTCTCCTTTACTGGGGATATATCCAAATGTGATGGAAGGGATTGCACT GAAGCAAATCAACTCCCCCCTGGCGTTCCATTTGAAGAGCACTGGAAATTTAAGCACTTGATGGACCTGGATGGCGCAGGATTTAGCGGTCGCTTTCTGCCTTTTCTAGAGAGCCGCAGTTTGCCTTATCGCGCGGCGTTCTTTCGTACTTGGTATGATGAGAGAATCCAAGCCTGGCACCACTACGTTCCAGTGGACATTCGACTTGGATCGGGTTTTTGGTCCATTTTAGAGTTCTTCAGTGGGGGTGCTAATGATAAAGATGGCGAGGGACctgagatggccaagaagattgcAGAGCAGGGGAGAGAGTGGACGCAGAAAGCGCTGAGAAAAGAGGACATGCAAATCTATATGTTCCGCCTATTGTTGGAGTGGGGAAGAATTACACACGACGAAAGAGATCGATTAGGATTTTCCATTGCTAGAGAAGGATAG
- a CDS encoding taurine catabolism dioxygenase tauD, tfdA family domain-containing protein codes for MAPAAVEAPVVIHDVPIKTKVQQTIPLAGTLDQFESFDITPVIGREFPKANLVDWLNSPNSDDLIRELAVTISQRGVVFFRAQDNLTNDLQKELILRLGKLTGRPATSGLHIHPLLNNERELGGNDPEISTISSVQFDKYYKQTKPDELSPKRQKAAGWHSDIAFEPVPADYTSLRLVKLPKTGGDTLWASGYEIYDRISEPYQKFLESLTATFEQPGFGDIAKRSGFELYDKPRGAPENVGSELKAIHPVVRTNPVTGWKSIFPVGGHVKHINGLTDEESKKLLQWFLDLVHDGHDLQVRFRWQNPNDIAIWDNRSVFHTATYDYNGLGERFGNRAVGLGERPYLDPNSSSRREALSKQA; via the exons ATGGCTCCCGCAGCAGTTGAAGCACCTGTGGTCATCCACGATGTCCCTATCAAGACCAAGGTTCAACAGACCATTCCCCTCGCTGGAACATTGGACCAGTTTGAGTCTTTCGACATCACACCAGTCATTGGTCGTGAATTCCCCAAGGCCAATCTCGTAGACTGGCTCAATTCCCCCAACTCCGATGACCTTATTCGAGAGCTTGCCGTCACCA TTTCACAGCGTggtgtcgtcttcttccgtGCCCAGGACAACCTCACCAACGACCTCCAGAAGGAGCTTATCCTCAGACTTGGCAAATTGACTGGACGACCTGCCACATCTGGCCTGCATATCCACCCTCTCTTGAACAATGAGCGAGAACTTGGTGGCAATGACCCCGAGATTAGCACCATCAGCTCCGTTCAGTTCGACAAGTACTACAAGCAAACCAAGCCCGATGAACTTAGCCccaagaggcaaaaggcCGCTGGCTGGCACAGTGATATTGCCTTTGAGCCTGTTCCTGCTGATTACACTTCTCTCCGACTTGTTAAGCTTCCTAAGACTGGAGGTG ATACTCTCTGGGCCTCTGGTTATGAAATCTATGACCGTATTAGCGAGCCTTACCAGAAATTCCTTGAGTCCTTGACTGCTACCTTTGAGCAGCCCGGCTTCGGTGACATTGCCAAGCGATCCGGTTTCGAGCTGTATGACAAGCCTCGTGGTGCTCCTGAGAACGTGGGTTCTGAGCTCAAGGCTATTCACCCTGTTGTTCGAACCAACCCTGTCACCGGATGGAAGAGCATCTTCCCAGTTGGTGGCCACGTTAAGCATATCAACGGTCTGACCGATGAAGAGAGCAAGAAGCTCCTGCAGTGGTTCTTGGATCTCGTTCACGACGGCCATGACCTACAAGTCCGTTTCAGGTGGCAGAACCCCAATGATATCG CCATCTGGGATAACAGGAGTGTCTTCCACACTGCTACCTATGATTATAACGGTTTGGGCGAGCGTTTCGGAAATAGAGCCGTCGGGCTGGGAGAACGTCCATACCTTGATCCCAATAGCTCATCCAGACGTGAAGCAttgagcaagcaagcatgA
- a CDS encoding GDSL-like lipase/Acylhydrolase domain-containing protein, with product MVSVRNNYAEIRELSSSNKHSWFGGKFKNLVVFGDSYTDESRLDYFTAHNNTPPPVGLLLPESFDASDGGRVWPRYVSQYSGAKLYNYAIAGGICTTSIVPQARATPKDLYAAILETEMPTWLAESHLASAHSPHKKFYTGSADDTLYAMWIGVNDIGKKNIFVDSQTPGTSLTTFTDCVFTAFDRIYKNGGRKFVLMNVPPLELHPIYATPENKGVPPGTPDWPNKPSNLTEVSFKMYEYTSAVNEIFKFQVPFQQHVAKRYPGAKWAIYDVNSLFKDIHQTPQKYLNGTAPLDVLDFIHHCEAGAANCTDLPGDIDSFMFYDSLHPSEQVHRVVAQNFMDVINGGSKFATYW from the exons ATGGTTAGTGTTCGGAACAATTATGCCGAGATTAGGGAACTATCAAGCAGTAATAAGCATTCTTGGTTTGGAGGTAAATTTAAGAATCTTGTTGTGTTTGGAGACAGTTACACGGATGAATCGAGGTTGGACTATTTCACAGCCCATAATAACACGCCTCCACCGGTGGGCTTACTGCTTCCCGAGTCTTTTGATGCTTCTGATGGCGGACGCGTTTGGCCCAGAT ATGTCAGCCAATACTCAGGCGcaaagctttataattacGCCATTGCTGGCGGGATAT GTACAACAAGTATCGTGCCACAAGCAAGAGCGACTCCTAAAGACCTTTATGCCGCTATTTTAGAAACAGAAATGCCTACTTGGCTCGCTGAATCTCACTTAGCGAGCGCCCACTCACCACATAAAAAGTTTTACACTGGCTCAGCCGATGACACTCTTTATGCCATGTGGATTGGCGTCAATGAcattggcaagaagaacataTTCGTTGACAGCCAGACACCTGGAACTTCGCTCACAACTTTTACTGACTGTGTGTTCACCGCTTTTGACCGCATCTATAAAAATGGTGGCCGGAAGTTTGTGTTGATGAACGTCCCTCCGCTTGAGCTGCATCCGATCTACGCGACGCCCGAAAACAAAGGCGTTCCCCCAGGCACACCAGATTGGCCAAATAAGCCGTCTAACCTAACCGAGGTTTCTTTCAAGATGTATGAATATACGAGTGCGGTGAATGAGATCTTCAAGTTCCAAGTCCCATTCCAGCAACATGTTGCCAAGCGATATCCTGGTGCTAAGTGGGCAATCTATG ATGTAAACTCTTTATTTAAAGACATCCATCAGACCCCGCAAAAATATCTAAACGGCACAGCGCCTCTGGATGTACTCGATTTTATACATCATTGCGAGGCGGGCGCGGCAAATTGCACAGACTTACCAGGTGATATAGATTCGTTCATGTTCTATGACTCACTTCATCCTTCTGAACAAGTCCACCGTGTGGTAGCTCAAAATTTTATGGACGTGATCAATGGTGGAAGTAAATTTGCAACTTATTGGTAG